The Hevea brasiliensis isolate MT/VB/25A 57/8 chromosome 1, ASM3005281v1, whole genome shotgun sequence genome has a window encoding:
- the LOC110652613 gene encoding probable disease resistance protein At5g63020 yields MGNVFSIQCGDALISRCWDCVAGQALYVCQLEDNLQELETARDKLRELSNDVMRMVISEETPQTVQLDRVGGWLSRVDATITEVNSLLNRATRERQKLCLAGCCSKNCKSTYMFGKSVSRSLKHVVGLMSEGEFKEVVIRAPAVQLQANLEALRTARRELWASKQDVKRKVDLEEGQQKKALQQVLLWLSMAEAMITEAEELERDGPQQVQKLLAGDISNYMFVGRVAKKLEDLIALKAKGDFKEVVERTLPEPVVVRNVNPTVGTETTLDEAWSFITGDQVGIFGIYGMGGVGKTTLLTQINNRFATISNNFDVLIWAVVSKDLKLEKIQEQIWKKIGFLDEKWEKKSLREKADDTFHALSRKKFVLLLDDIWQRVDLEEIGVPLPTRQNRCKIVFTTRSYRVGRQMEAEKMIKVKPLDWEEAWALFQKKVGDIDLDIVPLAQDVAKECRGLPIALITIGRAMASRITREEWKHALKVLRSSASSLPVMEDEVFQDMEVEVFVRLKFSYDSLSSDKVKSCFLYCSLFPEDFEIHKRGLVDYWICENFGDRNESYSIIGSLVGACLLEEQGEHVKMHDVIRDMALWIACKCEKEKHEFFMEAGAQLTQVPEVGKWERSKRMSLMANSIERIHEVPRCPHLLTLFLSYNNNLWVIGDGFFQFMDALNVLDLSCTDMRELPVEISKLNSLQYLNLSRTLIRQLPVELKMLVNLKYLNLNNTINLNMIPRGVISGLSSLQVLEMYNVDIFEVQKGEDNILREDNMLIEELQCLEHLNVLSSTITSVSGLQSYVNSLTLLNCTRALSLQLFPGPQSLNIWWLANMKNLALIYIVVRSDLGEPDVDVVMEEIETHDDAGGGLGNSMISRETCFNSLNTLNLMGSLRLKDLTWIILAPNLTDLYVGYNKHIEEIISAEKLDDVQVGDENFNPFFKLEYLNLENLPELKSIYPKALSFPSLKQIDVYKCPQLKKLPLNSSSANGGKVKIEAEERWWKDVEWEDDSTKTTFLPCFVPSRRGC; encoded by the coding sequence ATGGGTAACGTCTTTTCAATTCAATGCGGTGATGCCTTGATCAGTCGTTGCTGGGATTGCGTTGCTGGACAAGCTCTTTATGTATGTCAGCTTGAAGACAATCTTCAAGAACTTGAGACTGCAAGAGATAAATTAAGAGAGCTGAGCAATGATGTGATGCGGATGGTCATCAGTGAGGAAACTCCACAAACAGTGCAGCTGGATCGAGTTGGAGGATGGCTTTCAAGGGTAGACGCTACCATTACTGAAGTTAATTCTCTCCTCAACAGAGCTACGCGAGAAAGACAGAAATTGTGTCTCGCAGGCTGTTGCTCCAAGAACTGTAAGTCCACCTACATGTTTGGGAAAAGCGTTTCCAGAAGCCTCAAACATGTGGTTGGTTTGATGAGCGAAGGTGAATTCAAAGAAGTGGTTATCAGGGCCCCTGCTGTCCAACTTCAAGCTAATCTCGAAGCTTTAAGGACTGCAAGACGAGAATTATGGGCTTCAAAGCAGGATGTGAAGCGGAAGGTTGACTTAGAGGAAGGACAACAAAAGAAGGCGCTGCAACAAGTTCTATTGTGGCTTTCGATGGCGGAAGCGATGATAACCGAAGCAGAGGAGCTCGAAAGAGATGGTCCACAACAAGTTCAGAAATTGCTAGCTGGAGATATTTCCAATTACATGTTCGTGGGAAGGGTCGCCAAAAAATTAGAAGATCTGATTGCGTTAAAAGCCAAAGGAGATTTTAAGGAAGTGGTTGAGAGGACACTTCCAGAACCAGTGGTAGTAAGAAATGTTAATCCAACAGTGGGCACTGAAACTACCTTAGACGAGGCATGGAGCTTCATCACGGGAGATCAGGTGGGAATTTTTGGCATATACGGTATGGGGGGAGTCGGTAAAACTACTCTCCTTACTCAAATCAACAATAGATTTGCCACTATATCTAATAATTTTGATGTTTTGATTTGGGCTGTGGTTTCTAAAGATTTGAAACTTGAGAAGATTCAAGAGCAGATTTGGAAAAAAATTGGCTTCTTGGATgagaaatgggaaaagaaaagccTCCGTGAGAAAGCAGATGACACATTCCATGCATTGAGTAGAAAGAAATTTGTCTTATTGTTAGATGACATATGGCAACGAGTTGACCTTGAAGAAATTGGGGTTCCTCTGCCTACAAGACAAAACAGATGCAAGATAGTATTCACAACACGCTCTTACAGGGTAGGCAGGCAAATGGAAGCTGAAAAGATGATAAAAGTGAAACCTTTGGATTGGGAAGAAGCTTGGGCATTGTTTCAGAAGAAGGTTGGGGATATTGATCTTGATATTGTTCCTCTGGCTCAAGATGTTGCCAAAGAGTGTAGAGGATTGCCAATCGCTCTCATTACCATTGGTAGAGCCATGGCCAGTAGAATTACAAGGGAAGAATGGAAGCATGCTCTTAAGGTACTAAGAAGTTCTGCCTCAAGCTTACCAGTCATGGAGGATGAGGTATTTCAAGATATGGAGGTTGAGGTATTTGTACGATTGAAATTTAGTTATGATAGTCTGAGTAGTGATAAAGTTAAATCTTGTTTCTTATATTGTTCCTTATTTCCGGAAGACTTTGAAATTCACAAACGTGGATTGGTAGATTATTGGATTTGTGAGAATTTTGGTGATCGTAATGAGTCATATTCTATAATCGGTTCACTTGTTGGGGCATGTTTATTGGAAGAGCAAGGCGAACATGTGAAAATGCATGATGTGATTCGTGACATGGCTCTGTGGATAGCATGTAAATGTGAAAAAGAAAAGCATGAGTTTTTTATGGAAGCGGGTGCCCAATTAACTCAAGTACCAGAGGTTGGAAAATGGGAACGATCAAAACGGATGTCCTTGATGGCAAACTCCATTGAGAGAATCCATGAAGTTCCTAGATGTCCTCATCTTTTGACTTTATTTTTGAGTTATAATAATAATTTGTGGGTGATCGGTGATGGTTTCTTTCAGTTTATGGATGCACTAAATGTTCTGGACCTCTCATGCACTGATATGAGGGAATTGCCTGtggaaatatcaaaattgaaCTCATTGCAATATCTTAATCTGTCAAGGACGCTGATAAGGCAATTGCCAGTTGAGTTGAAAATGTTGGTAAATCTGAAATATCTGAACTTGAATAATACCATCAATCTAAATATGATTCCAAGGGGAGTCATATCTGGTTTATCATCATTGCAAGTTTTGGAAATGTACAATGTTGATATTTTTGAGGTCCAAAAAGGGGAAGATAATATATTGAGGGAAGATAATATGCTAATAGAGGAGCTACAATGTTTGGAACACTTGAATGTATTAAGCAGCACAATAACAAGTGTCTCAGGTCTCCAGAGTTATGTCAACAGCCTCACATTACTCAACTGTACTCGAGCTCTAAGCCTTCAATTGTTTCCAGGTCCACAATCTCTCAACATTTGGTGGTTAGCAAATATGAAGAATCTAGCACTTATATATATAGTTGTTAGAAGTGATTTAGGAGAGCCGGATGTTGATGTTGTAATGGAAGAGATAGAAACACATGATGATGCAGGTGGAGGTCTAGGCAACTCAATGATCTCAAGGGAGACATGCTTTAACAGCCTTAATACATTGAATTTAATGGGAAGCCTCAGATTGAAGGATCTGACATGGATTATTCTAGCTCCAAATTTGACGGACTTGTATGTGGGCTACAACAAGCATATAGAAGAGATAATAAGTGCTGAAAAGTTAGATGATGTTCAAGTTGGGGATGAAAATTTCAATCCATTTTTTAAACTAGAATATCTCAACTTGGAAAATTTACCAGAATTGAAAAGCATTTATCCCAAAGCCTTGTCCTTTCCCTCTCTAAAACAAATCGATGTATATAAATGCCCACAGCTTAAGAAGCTGCCATTAAACTCGAGCAGCGCAAATGGAGGCAAAGTTAAGATTGAAGCAGAGGAACGATGGTGGAAAGATGTTGAATGGGAGGATGATTCTACTAAAACTACCTTTCTACCGTGCTTTGTGCCTTCTCGCCGTGGGTGTTGA
- the LOC131183359 gene encoding probable mediator of RNA polymerase II transcription subunit 26c translates to MDIDDFGSILESSGIDVWTFINSAILEASLDFGAELKQRREKIVEMLYASMHEVKDGDGYGSGSTSTMPRLIHGDEDEENDVLNPYARLFDDEEKKILEIKQRLEDLDQSEDSLIDLLQSLADMDITFKSLEETGIGRHVNSLRKHSYYNVRRL, encoded by the exons ATGGATATCGATGATTTTGGATCGATTCTGGAGAGTTCAGGCATTGACGTCTGGACTTTTATCAACTCTGCGATTTTAGAGGCTTCCTTGGATTTTGGAGCTGAACTGAAGCAGCGGAGAGAGAAGATTGTTGAAATGCTATACGCGTCGAT GCATGAAGTGAAAGATGGAGATGGATATGGAAGTGGGTCGACGTCAACGATGCCAAGGTTGATTCATGGAGATGAAGATGAAGAAAATGATGTATTGAATCCATATGCAAGATTGTTCGACGATGAAGAGAAGAAGATTTTAGAGATTAAACAACGTCTTGAAGATCTTGACCAGTCTGAAGATTCTCTGATTGATTTGCTTCAAAGCTTAGCAGATATGGATATCACCTTCAAGTCACTCGAGGAGACTGGTATTGGGAGACATGTCAATAGTTTGAGAAAGCATTCATACTATAATGTTCGGAGATTATAG